Within Acidimicrobiia bacterium, the genomic segment ACGACTCCGCTTCGTCTCCTCTGGGCCGTTGGGACGTTGGACGACGCGGAACGGCGCTCCGGTTCCCGGATCGCTCGACTACCCTGCTGTCAACGTGACTGCCGTTGCGTTCGAGGATCAGGTCCGATGCCGGGCACGGTGATCGTCGGCACCCACTGGGGCGACGAAGGCAAGGGCCGCTTTACCGATTATCTCGCCAAGGAGAGCGCGCTCGTCGTGCGCTACCAGGCGGGGCACAACGCCGGCCACACGATCGTCGTCGACGGTGAGGTGTTCAAGCTCCAGCTCGTTCCGAGTGGGATCCTGCACCCCTACGTGACGCCCGTCATCGGCAACGGGGTGGTCGTCGACCCCAAGGTGCTCATTTCCGAGCTCGACATGCTCGCGGCGCGAGGCGTCGACATCAGCCAGCTCAAGCTGTCGGGCAACGCGCACCTGATCATGCCGTACCACCAGGAGCTCGACCGCGTCACCGAACGGTTCCTCGGCAAGAACGCGCTCGGCACCACGAAGCGCGGGATCGGGCCCGCGTACGCCGACAAGGCGCTGCGCGTGGGGCTGCGCGTGCAGGACCTCCTCGACCCCAAGATCTTCAAGCAGAAGCTCGAGCTCGCGTTGCGGGAGAAGAACGGCCTGCTCGCGAAGGTCTACAACCGCCTCCCGATGTCGGCCGACGAGATCTGCGAGCAGTACCTCGGCATGGCGCCGCGCCTCGAGCCGTTCATCACCGATACGGTCCACTTGCTCCACGACGCGATCGACGCCGGGCAGCGCGTGCTCTTCGAGGGCGCGCAGGCAACGTTCCTCGACCTCGACCACGGCACGTACCCCTACGTCACGTCGTCGAACCCGGTTGCAGGCGCGGTGTGCGCGGGTGCGGGAGTGGGACCGCGCGCGATCGACCGCGTTGTCGGCATCGTGAAGGCGTACACCAGCCGAGTCGGGGCCGGGCCGTTCCCCAGCGAGTTGCCGGAAGGCAACGCCGTCGGCGACACGATCGTGGAACGCGGCGGTGAGTACGGCACCAACACGGGTCGGCGGCGGCGCGTCGGCTGGCTCGACGCGGTGATGCTCCGTCACGCGGTACGGCTCAACACGTGCAGCGAGATCGCCATCACGAACCTCGACGTGCTGTCGGGTCTCGACGAGCTCAAGGTGTGCGTCGCCTACCAGGGCGACGACGGCACGCGCTACGAGCACGTCCCGTACCACCAGTCGGTGCTGCACAAGGTCACACCGGTGCTCGAGACGCTGACCGCTTGGGGTTCCGATATCGAGGGCGCGCGTATGATCGACGACCTTCCCGCCGCGGCGCGCGATTACGTCCGCTTCGTGGAGTCGATGGCCGGTGTGCCGGTATCGTTCACCTCCGTCGGCCCCGACCGCGCCCAAACCGTCGTTCTGCCGGCATGAGATTTCTGGTAGTTGGTAACGGCGGGCGTGAGCACGCGCTCGTCTGGGGGTTGCAGCGCTCCGCGAGCGCGACCGAGGTGTTCGCCGCTCCGGGGAATGCGGGTATCGCCGAGTCGGCGCTGTGCTTCCCGGTGAATCCGCTCGATCCGTCCGCGGTCGCGCAGCTTGCCGACGATCTCGGTGTCGACGTGGTGGTGGTCGCTGCCGACCGTCAGCTCGTCAACGGCGTGGCCGACGCCGTGCGCGCACGCGGCATCCTCGCGTTCGGTCCCAACTCCGACGGTGCCCGCCTCGAAGGCTCGAAGACGTGGATGAAGGAGTTGCTCAGTGGGGCGGGCGTGCCAACGGCGCGTTACGGGTCCTTCGACGACGAGGCGCGCGCGGTCGCGTTTCTCGACTCACTTGCTCCGCCCTACGTGGTGAAAGCCGATGGCCTTGCCGAGGGCAAAGGCGTGCTCGTCACCGAATCGCGCTCCGACGCGCACGACGCGGTGCGCGCCTATCTCTCGGGCGAGGCCTTCGGCGACGCGGGCCGTACGCTCGTCATCGAAGAGGGACTCACCGGCCCGGAGATCTCGTTGCTCGTGATCTGCAACGGCGATCCCGACGCGGCGCGCCCGCTCGCGCCCGCACAAGACTTCAAACGCATCGGAGAGGGCGACACCGGCCCGAACACCGGAGGGATGGGTGCGTACTCACCGGTGCCGGTCGCACCGCAGCCAGTGGTCGACGACGTGATGGAGCGAGCGGTGCTGCCAACACTCGGCCAACTCGCGTCGCGCGGCATCGACTACCGCGGCGTGCTCTATGCACAGATGATGCTCACCGCCGACGGTCCCAAGGTCATCGAGTACAACGTGCGCTTCGGCGATCCGGAAGCGCAGGCGCTCATGCCGCGATTCTCCGGCGACTTCGCGGATCTCGTGCACCGCGCGGCAGCAGGCCTTGGCGAGCTGGACTCCAAGTCGGTCGACGATGCGTGCGTCGCGGTCGCGCTCGCCTGCGAGGGGTACCCGGTATCTCCGCGCACCGGAGACGTCATCAGCGGTCTCGACGACGAGGCTGTGAAATCAGTCACGGTGTTCCACGCGGGTACCAAGCGCGAAGGTGACGAGTTCGTGACCGCGGGCGGGCGGGTGCTCTACGTCAGCGCCTTGGGCGCCACGATCAGTGAGGCGCGCGGACGGGCCTACGTGGCGGCTGAGAAGATCCGGTGGCCGGGCGTGTACTACCGCCGCGACATCGCCGCGGACGCGTAGTGCCCCCTTACCGCACCCGACGGCGGGCGCGAACTCCACCGATCACCAGGGAGCACGGGATGCAGCGCAGCGGCCCGTTGTCGCGGGGTGGGGGCACCAGGCACTGGGCGCACCAGGGTTGGCCGCACTCCTCGCACTGCGCAACCGCGTGCTCGGTCCAGTGCTTCGTGCAGTTCGACACCCCAGCCATCCTCCTGGCCCGGTCGACTCCGCTTCGGCGTCCGGGCTCCGCCCACGCCTCCGCTTCGTCTCCTCTGGCCCCTCGTCGCCCGCGACCGTCTCTCCCTGCCCAAGTGCAACAGACGGCCCACGCTCTACCGGGCTCGTAGAGTGTCGGCAGGAGGAAGGGTCCCCTTGATAGACCGCTATGCGCCCCCCGAGATCGCCGATCTCTTCACCGACGAGGCCCGCTTCCGCACATGGCTGGAGGTGGAGATCCTCGCCTGCGAGGCCTGGGCCAAGCTCGGGGTGGTCCCGCCCGCCGACGTCGCCGCCATCCGCGAGCGGGCCGATTTCGATCTCGAGGCGATCCGGGCCCGCGAGGCGGTCACCGATCACGAGACCGCGGCGTTCGTCGACGTGGTGCAGGAGCGCATCGGTGGGCCGGCCGCGAAATGGCTGCACTACGGCCTCACGTCGTACGACGTCGTCGACACTGCGATGGCCGTCACGCTCGTACGCGCGTGCGATCTCATTCTCGGCGCGGTCGACCAGCTCGAAGGCGCGATCGTGGCGCGCGCACGCGAACACCGCGACACCCCGATGGCGGGACGTACGCACGGTATCCATGCCGAGCCGATCACGTTCGGGAGCAAGCTCGCGCTCTGGGCATTGCAGCTCCGCCGCGACCGTGTCCGCCTCGAACGTGCACGTGAGTCGGTTGCCGTCGGCAAGGTGTCGGGTGCGGTGGGTTCGTACTCGAACGTCGACCCGCAGGTCGAGGCGTATGTGTGCGAGCAGCTTGGGCTCCGACCCGCGCCGTCCACGCAGGTGATCGCGCGCGATCGTCACGCCGAACTGCTCTACGCGTGCGCCTCGCTCGGCGCGTCGATCGAGTCGTTCGCTCTCGAAGTGCGGCATCTCCAGCGCACCGAGGTCGGCGAGGCCCAGGAACCGTTTGCCACGGGCGCGCAGAAGGGTTCGAGCGCGATGCCGCACAAGCGCAACCCGTGGCGCTCCGAGCAGCTCTGCGGCCTCGCGCGAGTTCTCCGGGGCAACGTGCAGGCTGGGCTCGAGAACGTCGCGCTGTGGCACGAGCGCGACATGTCGCACTCGTCGGTCGAACGCATCGTGCTCACCGACTCGTTGATCCTCGCCTACTACATGACCGGCCGGTTCCGCGGCATCGTCGAAGGTCTCGTCGTGCACCCGGAGCGGATGCGCGAGAACCTCGACGCGTCGCACGGCCTCGTGTTCAGCGAAGCCGTGCTCCTTGCTCTGGTGGAGTCGGGTCTCGCGCGCGACGACGCGTACCGCTTGGTGCAGCAGGCTGCAACGCGCACGTGGGAACAGCGGCGCCCGTTCCGCGGGGTACTCGCGGAAGATTCGGAGATCACCGCGCACCTTTCAGCCGAGCGGCTCGACGACTGTTTCGACTTGCGTCGCGCGGTCGCGCACGCAACCCGCGCGGTCGACGCACTCGACGAGATGGAGGAGACGCAGCGGAGGCGTGGGCGGACGCCCGGGACGCCGGAGCGGAGTCGACCCGACATGGAGGAGGCCACCGACTCGTGAGCCATGTCGCGCTGCCCCATCACTACACGGGGAAGGTTCGCGAGCTCTACGAGGTCGGGTACGACCGCATGCTGGTGGTCGCGTCCGATCGCATCTCGGTGTTCGACGTGGTGCTCGGCGACACGATCCCCGACAAGGGCCGAGTGCTCACGGGGCTCTCGGCGTTCTGGTTCGACACAACCGCGTCGATCGTGCCGAACCACCTCGTGTCGGCCGACCCCACGGACTTTCCGGAGACCGCCGGCCCGGATGTCGCGGGCCGGGCCATGCTCGTGCGCGCGGCGCGCCCGGTGCGGATCGAATGTGTCGCGCGCGGCTACCTGTTCGGATCGGCATGGCAGGATTATCAGCAGACAGGCTCCGTGCAGGGGCGCGCGATCCCGGCCGGTCTCGCTCGAGCCGAACGGTTGCCTACGCCGATCTTCACACCAACCACGAAGGCCGAGGAAGGTCACGACCTGCCGCTCTCCGACGCCGACGCTGCCGCGCTCGTGGGCGACGAGCGGTTCGAGCAGCTCCGCGACCTCACGTTGCGCGTGTACGAGTTCGGCGCGGAGCTCGCGGCGTCACGCGGGTTGATCCTCGCCGATACCAAGCTCGAGTTCGGCACCATCGACGACCAGCTGCTCGTGATCGACGAGATGCTCACCCCGGATTCGTCCCGCTACTGGCCGGCCGATGAGTACACAGTGGGTGGCTCGCCTCCTTCGTTCGACAAGCAGTACGTGCGCGATTACTACCTCTCGATCGGGTGGAAGCGCGAGCCACCGGCGCCGCCACTGCCTGCAGCCGTGATCGAAGCGACGCGCTCGAAGTACGTGGAGGCCTACGAGCTCGTCACCGGCGTCAGCTTCGACGAGTGGCACGGAGCAGAGCAGTCATGAGATTCGAGGCCCGCATCGACGTCGCCCACCTCCCCGGTGTGCTCGACCCGCAGGGCGCAACGGTCGAGCGGGCGTTGCCGGCCCTCGGGTACACCAACGTGAGTGAGGTGACGATCGCGAAGACGATCCGGCTGGTGCTCGACGCGCCGTCCGTCGACGCCGCACAGGAGCAGGTCGACGAGATGTGCAAGCGACTGCTCGCGAACCCGGTGATCGAGCAGTACACGATCGCGATCACCAAGTTGGTATCGGTATGAGTGTGCGGGTCGGAGTCGTGCTCTTTCCCGGTACCAACTGCGAGCTCGACGTTGCCTGGGCCGTCGAGCAGCTCGGCGGGGAGGCGGACATGCTCTGGCACGCCGACGCGACCGTCCGCGGAGTCGACGCCGTCGTCGTGCCCGGCGGGTTCGCGCACGGCGACTACCTGCGAACCGGTGCCATCGCGCGGTTCTCGCCGGTGATGGACGCGGTCACGGAGTTCGCCGCCGCCGGTGGCCCGGTCGTCGGCATCTGCAACGGGTTCCAGGTGCTCACCGAAGCAGGGCTGCTGCCGGGCGCGCTCCAGAAGAACGTCGGGCTCACGTTCCTGTGCGAGACGGTGGAGCTCCGCGTGGAGACCAGCGCGTCGGTGCTCACCGGGCTGGCCGCGCCGGGCGACGTGCTCCGCGTGCCGATCAACCACTTCGAGGGCAACTACGTGTGCGACCCCGACACGCTCCGCCGTCTGCGTGAAGAAGACCGCGTGGTGTTCCGCTACGTGCGCAATCCCAACGGCAGCCTCGACGACATCGCCGGGATTGCCAACGAGGGCGGCAACGTCGTCGGCCTCATGCCGCATCCCGAGCGCGCCAGCAGCGCGCTCATCGGCTCCGACGACGGTTTGGTGTTGCTGCGTTCGCTGCTCACAGCGGCCTCTGACACTCGCGCCCTCAGCGCGTGATGCCGGCCTTCTTGAGCGTGTCGGCCGACACGCCGAGCTGTCGCCACGCGGCGTAGGAGATCCCCTTGCGCTCCGAGTACTTGCGGGCAGTCCGCACGAACGAATCCTCGAGGGCTGAGAGGTCGACCTTGGCGCCGAGCTGCGCGAGCTCGCCCTCGAGGTCCATACGCTCCTGGATCAGCTGGAGCCGCTGGAGTGCCGACGCGTTGGCGAGTTGGGCGGCGATCGCCGACAGGCGCTTCTTGATCGATTCCGGCG encodes:
- a CDS encoding adenylosuccinate synthase, with amino-acid sequence MPGTVIVGTHWGDEGKGRFTDYLAKESALVVRYQAGHNAGHTIVVDGEVFKLQLVPSGILHPYVTPVIGNGVVVDPKVLISELDMLAARGVDISQLKLSGNAHLIMPYHQELDRVTERFLGKNALGTTKRGIGPAYADKALRVGLRVQDLLDPKIFKQKLELALREKNGLLAKVYNRLPMSADEICEQYLGMAPRLEPFITDTVHLLHDAIDAGQRVLFEGAQATFLDLDHGTYPYVTSSNPVAGAVCAGAGVGPRAIDRVVGIVKAYTSRVGAGPFPSELPEGNAVGDTIVERGGEYGTNTGRRRRVGWLDAVMLRHAVRLNTCSEIAITNLDVLSGLDELKVCVAYQGDDGTRYEHVPYHQSVLHKVTPVLETLTAWGSDIEGARMIDDLPAAARDYVRFVESMAGVPVSFTSVGPDRAQTVVLPA
- the purD gene encoding phosphoribosylamine--glycine ligase, producing MRFLVVGNGGREHALVWGLQRSASATEVFAAPGNAGIAESALCFPVNPLDPSAVAQLADDLGVDVVVVAADRQLVNGVADAVRARGILAFGPNSDGARLEGSKTWMKELLSGAGVPTARYGSFDDEARAVAFLDSLAPPYVVKADGLAEGKGVLVTESRSDAHDAVRAYLSGEAFGDAGRTLVIEEGLTGPEISLLVICNGDPDAARPLAPAQDFKRIGEGDTGPNTGGMGAYSPVPVAPQPVVDDVMERAVLPTLGQLASRGIDYRGVLYAQMMLTADGPKVIEYNVRFGDPEAQALMPRFSGDFADLVHRAAAGLGELDSKSVDDACVAVALACEGYPVSPRTGDVISGLDDEAVKSVTVFHAGTKREGDEFVTAGGRVLYVSALGATISEARGRAYVAAEKIRWPGVYYRRDIAADA
- the purB gene encoding adenylosuccinate lyase encodes the protein MIDRYAPPEIADLFTDEARFRTWLEVEILACEAWAKLGVVPPADVAAIRERADFDLEAIRAREAVTDHETAAFVDVVQERIGGPAAKWLHYGLTSYDVVDTAMAVTLVRACDLILGAVDQLEGAIVARAREHRDTPMAGRTHGIHAEPITFGSKLALWALQLRRDRVRLERARESVAVGKVSGAVGSYSNVDPQVEAYVCEQLGLRPAPSTQVIARDRHAELLYACASLGASIESFALEVRHLQRTEVGEAQEPFATGAQKGSSAMPHKRNPWRSEQLCGLARVLRGNVQAGLENVALWHERDMSHSSVERIVLTDSLILAYYMTGRFRGIVEGLVVHPERMRENLDASHGLVFSEAVLLALVESGLARDDAYRLVQQAATRTWEQRRPFRGVLAEDSEITAHLSAERLDDCFDLRRAVAHATRAVDALDEMEETQRRRGRTPGTPERSRPDMEEATDS
- a CDS encoding phosphoribosylaminoimidazolesuccinocarboxamide synthase encodes the protein MSHVALPHHYTGKVRELYEVGYDRMLVVASDRISVFDVVLGDTIPDKGRVLTGLSAFWFDTTASIVPNHLVSADPTDFPETAGPDVAGRAMLVRAARPVRIECVARGYLFGSAWQDYQQTGSVQGRAIPAGLARAERLPTPIFTPTTKAEEGHDLPLSDADAAALVGDERFEQLRDLTLRVYEFGAELAASRGLILADTKLEFGTIDDQLLVIDEMLTPDSSRYWPADEYTVGGSPPSFDKQYVRDYYLSIGWKREPPAPPLPAAVIEATRSKYVEAYELVTGVSFDEWHGAEQS
- the purS gene encoding phosphoribosylformylglycinamidine synthase subunit PurS, with the protein product MRFEARIDVAHLPGVLDPQGATVERALPALGYTNVSEVTIAKTIRLVLDAPSVDAAQEQVDEMCKRLLANPVIEQYTIAITKLVSV
- the purQ gene encoding phosphoribosylformylglycinamidine synthase subunit PurQ, which codes for MRVGVVLFPGTNCELDVAWAVEQLGGEADMLWHADATVRGVDAVVVPGGFAHGDYLRTGAIARFSPVMDAVTEFAAAGGPVVGICNGFQVLTEAGLLPGALQKNVGLTFLCETVELRVETSASVLTGLAAPGDVLRVPINHFEGNYVCDPDTLRRLREEDRVVFRYVRNPNGSLDDIAGIANEGGNVVGLMPHPERASSALIGSDDGLVLLRSLLTAASDTRALSA